A single Cupriavidus sp. EM10 DNA region contains:
- the cnrH gene encoding nickel resistance ECF sigma factor CnrH, which translates to MNPEDADRILAAQAASGNQRAFGQLVARHGVALAQAARSFGIPETDVDDVVQDTFVAAWHALDDFDPDRPFRAWLFRIGLNKMRDLYRFRRVRQFLFGAESLGDLELAGGVANDEPGPEQQVAARLELARVASTLGKLDTGSREVIVLTAIVGMSQPEAAAVLGLSVKAVEGRIGRARAKLSALLDADSEK; encoded by the coding sequence GTGAATCCGGAAGACGCTGACAGGATCCTTGCCGCACAGGCCGCTTCCGGCAACCAGCGTGCATTCGGCCAACTTGTGGCGCGACATGGCGTGGCGCTGGCTCAGGCCGCGCGCAGCTTCGGCATCCCTGAAACCGATGTGGACGACGTCGTCCAGGACACCTTTGTTGCCGCCTGGCACGCCCTGGATGACTTCGATCCCGACAGGCCATTTCGCGCCTGGCTCTTCCGCATTGGGCTGAACAAGATGCGGGACTTGTATCGCTTTCGGCGCGTCAGGCAGTTCCTTTTCGGTGCCGAAAGCCTCGGCGACCTGGAGCTTGCGGGCGGCGTGGCCAACGACGAGCCGGGCCCGGAGCAACAGGTTGCCGCCCGGCTGGAGTTGGCCCGCGTGGCTAGCACCTTGGGCAAGCTGGACACGGGCTCGCGAGAAGTCATAGTCCTGACGGCCATTGTCGGGATGTCTCAGCCAGAAGCGGCTGCCGTGCTTGGGCTGAGTGTGAAGGCTGTCGAAGGGCGCATCGGGCGGGCACGGGCCAAGCTTTCCGCCCTGCTGGATGCTGACTCGGAAAAATAA
- the cnrX gene encoding periplasmic nickel sensor CnrX: MMKSRTRRLSLSTLFGALLGVSVAAAWLYYSHRNEAGHGDLHEILHEAVPLDANEREILELKEDAFAQRRREIETRLRAANGKLADAIAKNPAWSPEVEAATQEVERAAGDLQRATLVHVFEMRAGLKPEHRPAYDRVLIDALRRGSQ, encoded by the coding sequence ATGATGAAATCTCGTACCCGACGGCTTTCCTTGTCTACGCTGTTTGGCGCACTACTTGGCGTGTCCGTCGCGGCGGCATGGCTGTATTACTCGCATCGGAATGAAGCCGGACATGGTGACTTGCATGAAATCCTGCACGAAGCTGTTCCACTAGATGCCAACGAGCGCGAGATTCTTGAGTTGAAAGAAGATGCCTTTGCGCAGCGTCGGCGCGAGATCGAAACACGCCTGCGGGCTGCAAATGGCAAGCTTGCCGACGCCATCGCCAAGAATCCCGCCTGGTCACCGGAGGTGGAAGCAGCAACCCAGGAAGTAGAGCGGGCCGCCGGCGATCTCCAGCGAGCGACCTTGGTTCACGTGTTTGAAATGCGTGCGGGCCTGAAGCCGGAACATCGACCTGCTTACGATCGCGTTCTTATCGATGCACTACGCCGCGGCTCGCAGTGA
- the cnrY gene encoding cobalt/nickel resistance anti-sigma factor CnrY — MADVEEWLTHARKVTQEASIGVDVTSIQECISAEPAQRVLVARRDAWRAICCAAFAALVAFAAINRVATIMLEKPAPTWVATPSAASPFGLLIGK, encoded by the coding sequence ATGGCAGACGTGGAAGAGTGGCTGACGCACGCGAGAAAAGTGACGCAAGAGGCGTCCATTGGGGTCGATGTGACCAGCATTCAGGAGTGCATCAGTGCAGAGCCGGCCCAAAGAGTCCTCGTCGCGCGCCGCGACGCGTGGCGTGCCATCTGCTGCGCCGCATTTGCAGCCTTGGTCGCGTTTGCGGCAATCAATCGCGTGGCGACCATCATGTTGGAAAAGCCTGCCCCGACGTGGGTGGCGACGCCGTCCGCCGCCTCTCCCTTTGGACTCCTCATCGGTAAATGA